A genomic segment from Brevundimonas mediterranea encodes:
- a CDS encoding dienelactone hydrolase family protein, which produces MTTLIRPEGQTPDDLKLSRRAVGALGGLLFSGYAVAALAKEARPITTDAAGLETAEVTYPAPDGIELPAYVARPAGEGPFPVVVVVSEIFGVHDYINDICRRLAKQGYAAIAPAFFNRVEDPAPLSDMGRIMQIVGAADYEQVMGDLSATLDWASQQLWARDGKVGITGFCWGGKVVWQAAARFAVIGAGVAWYGRLAPAPDATPVQISSGQPWPVDLADDLKAPVLGLYGGQDQGIPLASVERMREALARAGQTDSRIIVYPDAPHGFHADYRASYAEADARDAWAKLLAHLDKALRS; this is translated from the coding sequence GACCACCCTGATCCGTCCCGAAGGCCAGACCCCCGATGATCTGAAGCTGAGCCGCAGGGCGGTGGGCGCCCTGGGGGGGCTGCTCTTTTCGGGCTATGCGGTCGCGGCCCTGGCCAAGGAGGCCCGACCCATCACCACCGACGCCGCCGGGCTCGAGACCGCCGAGGTGACCTATCCGGCGCCGGACGGGATCGAACTGCCGGCCTATGTGGCGCGGCCGGCGGGCGAGGGGCCTTTTCCAGTCGTGGTGGTGGTGTCCGAGATCTTCGGCGTCCACGACTATATCAATGACATCTGCCGTCGCCTGGCCAAGCAGGGCTACGCCGCCATCGCCCCGGCCTTCTTCAACCGGGTCGAGGATCCGGCGCCCCTGTCCGACATGGGCCGGATCATGCAGATCGTCGGGGCGGCCGACTATGAGCAGGTGATGGGCGATCTGTCGGCGACCCTGGACTGGGCCAGTCAGCAGCTGTGGGCGCGGGACGGCAAGGTCGGGATCACCGGCTTCTGCTGGGGCGGCAAGGTGGTGTGGCAGGCGGCGGCGCGCTTCGCCGTCATCGGCGCCGGCGTGGCCTGGTACGGCCGTCTGGCGCCGGCCCCCGACGCGACGCCGGTGCAAATTTCATCCGGCCAGCCGTGGCCGGTCGATCTGGCCGATGACCTGAAGGCGCCCGTCCTGGGTCTGTACGGCGGCCAGGACCAGGGCATCCCCCTGGCCAGCGTCGAGCGGATGCGCGAGGCCCTGGCGCGAGCGGGCCAGACCGACAGCCGGATCATCGTCTATCCGGACGCGCCGCACGGCTTCCACGCCGACTACCGCGCCAGCTACGCCGAGGCGGACGCCCGGGACGCATGGGCGAAACTTCTGGCCCACCTCGACAAAGCGTTAAGGAGTTGA
- the grpE gene encoding nucleotide exchange factor GrpE has protein sequence MAETNAEHGLDADPSDNLAPLDAVIAERDEWKDRALRVAAEMENLKRRAETQQNDARAFAIQRFAKDLLGVADNLERALMAAPKDTDGPTVALVTGLEMTQKALLQAFETNGLKRVAPEAGEAFNPHLHQAMIEQPSDTVPGGAVLQTMQSGFELFGRTIRPAMVVVAAKGSGAQGANPYGAAPAPEGQAFDGKA, from the coding sequence TGGACGCCGTCATCGCCGAACGCGACGAGTGGAAGGACCGCGCCCTGCGCGTCGCCGCCGAGATGGAGAACCTGAAGCGCCGCGCCGAGACGCAGCAGAACGACGCCCGCGCCTTCGCCATCCAGCGCTTCGCCAAGGATCTGCTGGGCGTGGCCGACAATCTGGAGCGCGCCCTGATGGCTGCGCCCAAGGACACGGACGGCCCGACCGTGGCCCTGGTGACCGGTCTGGAAATGACCCAGAAGGCCCTGCTGCAGGCGTTCGAGACCAATGGGCTGAAGCGCGTCGCGCCCGAGGCCGGCGAGGCCTTCAACCCCCATCTGCACCAGGCCATGATCGAACAGCCGTCGGACACGGTTCCCGGCGGCGCCGTGCTCCAGACCATGCAGTCCGGTTTCGAACTGTTCGGCCGCACCATCCGCCCGGCCATGGTCGTGGTCGCGGCCAAGGGCTCGGGCGCGCAGGGCGCCAACCCCTATGGCGCAGCCCCCGCGCCCGAAGGCCAGGCCTTCGACGGCAAGGCCTGA
- a CDS encoding S8 family peptidase, with translation MSSTEYLRNYGLANMKAEVGWQTGATGNGVTVAVVDSGVSNSQADLVGRISTASTDVVPGRNTPYVANDSHGTLVSGVIASNFNGLGSVGVAYESTILSIRTDISDCKDEDDDVCFSSSDLVRALDFAVANGVKIINMSLGGDGRLGSAFEAALLRAVDSGAVIVASSGNDGEANPGWPAQYAVDPRFSGSVIAVGSHGETNVMSSFSNRAGATAAAYISAPGEDVITGCDGTRCWRINGTSFSAPHVSGALALLMDAFPNLSARQALAILLDTARDAGDAGTDIVYGRGLLDLANAFRPVGTSSTPMADGGSIVAETEPGSFVGPAFGDAFSRQTALGTVLFDGYDRMFAVQLGGAYPTAPSRSYQAAPFAPSRTATTRLALPNGGRLNLTASQPAETPEPIAARYDLTDAPWLGDEPRQEAMLDLEMGRLSFATWQGRGGARSPFDAAGDGFAALAQADHAARGALRFGSLTLAAESGGGDRRMPLRRVEAEASSYSRATLAWRGAEGGLSVSIGGLDERLGPLGAFLPGGSDFALPSRTRFYAVGGDWTLRPGLALIGEAGVGSTRSEGRFLSMDQAAISSNWRLGLLTGCSVLCDRISFTLSQPLRIESGAFSAWLADVPVEYFDPLTYSRRSFSATPSGRQIDFILGGERSLWDGSNLTIQAVASRQPRHVADAAPEFALIGGWRRRF, from the coding sequence GTGTCCTCCACCGAGTATCTGCGGAACTACGGCCTGGCCAATATGAAGGCCGAGGTCGGGTGGCAGACCGGCGCCACCGGAAACGGCGTCACGGTCGCTGTGGTCGATTCCGGCGTCAGCAACAGCCAGGCCGATCTGGTCGGGCGGATTTCCACCGCCTCGACCGACGTGGTTCCGGGCCGCAACACCCCCTATGTCGCGAACGACAGCCACGGAACCCTGGTGTCGGGGGTGATCGCCTCGAACTTCAACGGACTGGGTTCGGTCGGCGTGGCCTATGAATCGACCATACTGTCGATCCGCACCGACATCTCCGACTGTAAAGATGAGGACGACGACGTCTGTTTCAGCAGTTCAGACCTGGTCCGGGCCTTGGACTTCGCCGTGGCCAACGGGGTTAAGATCATCAACATGTCCCTGGGCGGCGACGGTCGGCTGGGCTCCGCCTTCGAGGCGGCCCTGTTGCGCGCGGTCGATTCCGGGGCGGTCATCGTCGCCTCGTCGGGCAATGACGGCGAGGCCAATCCCGGCTGGCCTGCGCAATATGCGGTGGATCCCCGGTTCTCCGGCTCTGTCATCGCCGTCGGTTCGCACGGCGAGACCAATGTCATGTCCAGCTTTTCGAACCGCGCGGGGGCCACGGCCGCCGCCTATATTTCCGCGCCGGGCGAGGACGTCATCACCGGCTGCGACGGGACCCGCTGCTGGCGGATCAACGGCACCTCCTTCTCGGCGCCCCATGTCTCGGGCGCCCTGGCCCTGCTGATGGACGCCTTCCCCAATCTTTCGGCGCGTCAGGCCCTGGCCATCCTTCTCGACACGGCGCGCGACGCCGGGGACGCAGGGACCGACATCGTCTACGGCCGGGGCTTGCTGGACTTGGCCAACGCCTTCCGGCCGGTGGGAACGAGCTCGACCCCGATGGCCGACGGAGGCTCCATCGTCGCCGAGACCGAGCCGGGCAGTTTCGTCGGCCCCGCCTTCGGCGACGCCTTCTCGCGCCAGACCGCCCTGGGGACCGTCCTGTTCGACGGTTATGACCGGATGTTCGCGGTCCAGCTGGGCGGGGCCTATCCGACCGCGCCCAGCCGCTCGTATCAGGCCGCGCCGTTCGCGCCGAGCCGGACGGCGACGACCCGGCTGGCCCTGCCGAACGGCGGCCGCCTGAACCTGACGGCGTCCCAGCCGGCCGAGACGCCCGAGCCCATCGCTGCGCGTTATGACCTGACCGACGCGCCCTGGCTGGGCGACGAACCCCGTCAGGAGGCCATGCTGGACCTGGAGATGGGCCGGCTGAGCTTCGCCACATGGCAGGGTCGAGGCGGGGCGCGGTCGCCCTTCGACGCGGCCGGCGACGGTTTCGCCGCCCTGGCCCAGGCGGATCATGCGGCGCGCGGCGCCCTGCGGTTCGGGTCGCTGACCCTTGCGGCCGAGAGCGGGGGCGGGGACCGGCGTATGCCGCTGAGGCGGGTCGAGGCGGAGGCTTCAAGCTACAGCCGCGCCACCCTGGCCTGGCGCGGCGCAGAAGGCGGCCTGTCCGTCAGCATCGGCGGCCTGGACGAGCGTCTGGGGCCCTTGGGGGCCTTTCTGCCCGGCGGATCGGACTTCGCCCTGCCGTCGCGCACCCGCTTCTATGCGGTGGGCGGCGACTGGACCCTGAGGCCCGGCCTGGCCCTGATCGGCGAGGCCGGCGTCGGCTCGACCCGGAGCGAGGGCCGGTTCCTGTCGATGGACCAGGCCGCGATCAGTTCGAACTGGCGTCTGGGCCTGCTGACAGGGTGTTCGGTGCTCTGCGACCGGATCAGCTTCACCCTGTCGCAGCCGCTGCGGATCGAAAGCGGCGCCTTCTCGGCCTGGCTGGCGGATGTGCCGGTCGAGTATTTCGACCCCCTGACCTATTCGCGCCGCAGCTTCTCGGCCACGCCGAGCGGTCGCCAGATCGATTTCATCCTGGGCGGCGAGCGGAGTCTGTGGGACGGCTCAAACCTGACGATCCAGGCCGTGGCCAGCCGTCAGCCGCGCCATGTTGCGGACGCCGCGCCGGAATTCGCCTTGATCGGCGGATGGCGGCGAAGGTTCTGA